The following nucleotide sequence is from Ailuropoda melanoleuca isolate Jingjing chromosome 12, ASM200744v2, whole genome shotgun sequence.
CCCACAATCACTGCAAACATATGGATTTTCTCCAGTATGGATACTCTCATGCTGAACAAGTGTGGATTTGTGTCTGAAGACTTTCCCACAATTGTTGCACTTATAAGGCCTCGCTCCATTGTGAACTCTCTGGTGTACAATTAGGTTGGAGTGATGGCTAAAGTATTTTCCACATTCACTACACTTGTAAGGCatttctccagtgtgaattcttTTGTGCTGAGTAAGGTTGTCTTTGCGgctaaaggctttcccacattctttgCATTCGTAAGGCCTTTCTCCGGTATGGATTCTCTGGTGCTGGATAAGGGTTGCTTTGCggctgaaggctttcccacattcactgcactcgTAAGGCCTTTCTCCGGTATGGATTCTCTGGTGCTGGACGAGGGTGTCTTTGCGATTGAAGGCCTTACCACATTCACTGCACCTATAATGCATATGTCCACTGTGAGAGGCCTCCCCACTCTCGGTGCTCCTTGTCCTCTTCTTGCTGTGACTGGCGTTTTGCTGGTGACTGCCCAAACTGGCCTGGAAGTTCTCCTCCTCACATGGAAAAGGCTTTTCTGACAGGTGAGGCTCTTCACAAACTCTACAGTTCTTAACCAACAAGGTCTTGCCTTTGTCTCTTCTTAAGGGTTTCTCTACATTGTACTGCTTCTGGTGCTGAAGAAAGTTTGCACTGAACCAGAATTGTCTCCCACATGCCCCACATGTGTAAGGTTTCAGTCCTTGGCGTGTTTCCTGGTGTTCATCCAGGTGCAAGATATCTTTCAAGATGGGGCCACATATGTCACAAGGGTGAGCCATCTGGGTTGATGAACCTGCCTTGGAAATACTATGTGACACTTCTACAGAAATGCTCTGCTCTGAAGGCGCCTCTTCATCCTCCACTGCACACCAACAACCTGGAGGCAGAAAAATGGTGTTGAAGTACATGATGACTTTGGTGCGAAGGGGCAACCCCATCACAAACGTGTCTAGTATACCCAGGATTTAGTCCATGGGGGTGTTGGCAGGATGCAGATTTGGCATCAGGTTAAAGAAAAAGCTGCTGTGCAATACTGGGCCTCAAAGGGCGAAAGAATGAGGAAGCCTTCACAGGGGACAAAGACACAAGGATGGGGTGTAGCTCAAGAGAGAACCTGCAGGCAGAATGTCCAATTTATTCCTATGCAAATGATTTTTAGAAGGGCCTTGGCTACTGGTGAGGACCGTAAAGAAATGtatgtctaggggcgcctgggtggcacagcggttaagcgtctgccttcggctcagggcgtgatcctggcgttacgggatcgagccccacatcaggctcctccgctatgagcctgcttcttcctctcccactccccctgctgtgttccctctcttgctgactgtctctatctctgtcaaataaataaataaaaaatctttaaaaaaaaaaagaaaaagaaaaagaaaaagaaaaaaaagaaatgttatgtcTAGGCCCGGAAAAATCTGATCTAAAATGAGCAAGTGGTATTCAAGAATCATTTAAGGATATATGTACGTCTCGTGACACATTAGCATTGTCCAACAAAGGAGAGCACTGCAGAAGGAGCAGTCAAGAGCACTGGTGAGTGGGCATGGAAAGCCCTGGGTCGGAGGTCAGAACAGAAATGACAAGTGTGTAAAGTGTCCAAAACgatgagaaaaagacagaaataggtACGGTCTATAACCTAGGCACCAAACAGGAGTGGGACCAGGACAGGCTTCTGGTATTATTTGAACCCAGCCCTGACACTGTCACACCGTCCCCAATCTCTCACTCACCAGGGCCTGTCCACGTCCCTCCTGCCATGGCTAGAGTCATGACCTCTCAGTCAGGCACTCAGAGTTCTTCCTCCTGCTAAGTTCAGGAACCACAAAGGATCTAGAAAAAAGTCAAAGAGGAAAGACAGTGCAAGTAGGAAAGCAGTGGCCCAGAGCAGCCCACCCACAGGAGATTAAGACAACTAAATACTACAAAATGAACATGAGAAACGTCTTGCAGGATCAGCACACTGGACCCCACAGCAGTGACCATGATGGCAATTCATAACACAGGTAGGTCCAAGGAAATGCCAATTATAGGAAAGGGGCAGAGTCTAGAGTACAGAGGTATCATGAATGTAGGCATAGACATACAGCCAGGGAAAGGGCAAGCAGGATAGTCCACTGGGGTGACCACTAGACTCCTGATCCTCAAACCCTTCCTGGCCACAGTTTGGGGCAACAGG
It contains:
- the LOC105239978 gene encoding zinc finger protein 134-like produces the protein KPAEDVWAGLPASSSRRTFCPLLVEPSERSFGNTGVVQSDGSGKAREETLCPLQRGLAVAAPAKAPWPGPSDGGAWIPTWDSTAPCGPDCDGGGRGDGSCVGCWCAVEDEEAPSEQSISVEVSHSISKAGSSTQMAHPCDICGPILKDILHLDEHQETRQGLKPYTCGACGRQFWFSANFLQHQKQYNVEKPLRRDKGKTLLVKNCRVCEEPHLSEKPFPCEEENFQASLGSHQQNASHSKKRTRSTESGEASHSGHMHYRCSECGKAFNRKDTLVQHQRIHTGERPYECSECGKAFSRKATLIQHQRIHTGERPYECKECGKAFSRKDNLTQHKRIHTGEMPYKCSECGKYFSHHSNLIVHQRVHNGARPYKCNNCGKVFRHKSTLVQHESIHTGENPYVCSDCGKSFGHKYTLIKHQRIHTEARPFECIECGKFFSRSSDFIAHQRVHTGERPFVCSKCGKDFIRTSHLVRHQKVHTGERPYECNECGKAYSLSSHLIRHQKVHTAGRL